In Bifidobacterium scardovii JCM 12489 = DSM 13734, the genomic stretch ATATACGGAACCACAGATTGATAACCACGTATTCCAATAAAATAATAACAAGAAATAAATGATGTAACTATAATCACTAACACAACAAACATCACCAATCTTTTATCATCCATGCTTGACAGTACATATAAGAAATAAGAAATAAGGAATATAATAAAAAAATCAGCAAACCTTGCAAGCGACATACTGCCGACAAAAGCATTCAAGAGACAAACATAGGCAAGAGATCCTCCGAGAAGTATCTCTCTCGAATGAAATATAGATATATCCTTATCAGATAACAAACTGTTCCTTGTTCTATTATTTACAAAATAGTCAAATAATAAACAAAAAACAAAAATAATATTAGGAATAAGAATAGTAAAGAGTATATATTGAAAGGATCCCATAGCATCAAATTGATTGCCCGATGCGTAGTGCGAATATTTTGAAATCAAATGAGTAAAAATTCCCATTACTTTTTCAGGACCTATAATCCTAACAAAAAAAGAAACTAAATACGCCCCTAATATCACTGTAGATGACCAAGAGGATCGAAGCATGGGCACGAGGACTGCAAGCAAAAGAACAGCAGCCACGGCATAATGAATAGAGAATGCGACAATAAAACAAATTATGCTAAATATATATTTCTTTTTATAAGCAAGAACAAATGCGATTAGAGCAAATCCAAGAGCAAAATATTGTCGCGACGTGTTTAGAGCATTAAAAAAAGGCTGAAGAGTGAAGAACAAGAGAGGTAATAAAGACCACATTGATTCCTTGATCATAGTTTTTGTAAAAATAAAAATCGCCATATATAAAACTATGCTCTCAATAACAAAAATTATTTGAAAACTGAAACCATGATCCGCAAGGACGCGATTTAAACTACAATAACCAAACTCCATCGGACAATACTGTGAGTCGTATAACTGTCTCCAAGAAAATATATTAAAATAAGAAATATTATCTGTACCAACTGTTAGCCCGCGGCCAGCAGTCATAACCCCCATACTCGTACATTGCAATGCAAGCAGGAGAAGCCGCGCACTCCTTATACAAATAAGCCATGACAGAACAGCACAAATCGCCAGAATTGTAAAAAGTATTATATAAGGAGTCAATGCTAGATCTTTCTTCTACAAAATGGTCATTTTAAAGAAAGTACTTTAATCTCTAAATTGGGCAACAAATTGCCTTAAATAAGAAGAGGGTGATAGATTTTCACTCAATGACCTTCCACGAGATCCCATATTCTCCCTTTTTAAAGGATTATTCACAAGATCTCTAATGGCGATTGCCATATTAGCAACAATGTTATCATCCTTTTTGAGAATCACAGCTGCTTGATCGTCAGCATACTCAGGGATACCTCCGGACTTGGTCGTGATCAAAGGCCTACCGGAAGCCAATGCCTCAATGACGGCCAGCGGTGCAGGATCATTCCATATTGAAGGCAGACAGCAGATATCAGACATTGCATATATAGCAGGCATATCCGCATAATCGACAAATCCAGTAAACCGTATTCTATCATTGGCCTGCTGAGCCATCTCAGCAAGTTTTTGCTCAAAGGGACTCTGAATATTCGAATTATAGAAGAATGCTCCTGCAATTACCAGAAACGTATTAGGCGCATCGGCGAGCAGGAAAGCCTCCAAGAGTTCCTTGGCACCTTTCTCTTCAGTCAATCGTCCCGAAAAGAGAAGAACTATGCCGTCCTCTGGAATGTCCAGTTTTCCCCGAAAATCTTTGCCACGCTGCTGAATCAACTCATTGCTGGGATTGAATCTCTCGGTATCGACGCAGTTTCTCCATACTGCTTTCTGAGATTCAATCAAACCCGAGTCTGTTTCTTTTTTGAGAAAAACATCAAGCGTATCGACAATAAATCTGGAAACTCCCAGAACTTTATGCACTTGAGATATCTCATCCAAGCAACCGAAACCACCTGTCAATTCATTATGTAGGTGATAATACACTCTTCCTTTGTATCTTTTCGCGTTCCCATACTTCTTCATCACCATAAAGAGTGTGGCATGATTTTCAATAAGAACAGCGTCAAGATCCTCATTAGAAAGCTTCTTGGCAACCTTGCTGATATACCATAAACGCTGCGCTATATACCGGTAGCTCATCAACTTCTTTTTACGCAGCACATATTTCGCAAATGTATAAATGCCTGAATCCGCAAACTTCACGAACCAAGGAGTCTTGACAAACTCAAACTTTGCATGATCAAAATTCTTTGACTCTTCTTCAACGCCCTCAGTCCAAGTGGAATATACGGTGAAATTGAACGAAGATTGCCTCTCATTCTCTCGTAAGAGCATCATGTCCAAAGCTTCTACAGCTCCACCAAGTACATTGGGAACTGGCAAATATCCGGAAGTGACTATCCCCACGCGTGGTAATCTATGCATCGTACAATCTCCCGTTTTCGGCATATACTTGCTATTACTAGGAAATAGTAGCAGCAAGCGTTAGGTACCAATCGCACAATTCTCGTGCGCTATCTGAAATGTCGTATCCTGATTGGCAAATACGAGTCTGCTCATTCGAATGTTCCGCAGACACTGAAACTGCGGCAAGGGCGTTAACCCACCCGTTAGAATCGCGGAGCGATAAAAATGCCACAAGCTCTGGAATCAGAACAACCTCCTGCGGCACGAAAGATGAAGCCAGCACCGGCAAGCCCGCAGCCTGTGCTTCAACAGCGACCATACCGAGTCCTTCATATGTCGATGGAAACATAAGTACATCAAGCGCTTGGTAAAACTTGCTGACATCTTGCCTCACACCCAGTAACCGTACTGAATTCTCAATTCCAAGTTCATGGATGCGTGCTTCAACCTGCTCACGCATTTCACCGTCACCAATAAACACAAGAACGGCATCAGACCGCTTACGTAATAATTTCGAAAAAACGTCTAGCGTGAACAGGGGATTCTTTTGAAAGCACAGACGACCGATCTGACCTATAACAAGCTGATTAGGCTGAACACCGAGTTCTTTCCGTACTACATCACGGACAGTCTTGTTAAAGCGAAACGCGTTCGGATCAATCGCGTTATGAATAATGCGAACTTTCCCCGAGTCAGCAAGTTTCTTGCCAAAAAGCCATCGTGCCGTGTGCATGGCACAAGCAGCATAGTGGGTTGGATATACCGTCGCGAATGGCTTTAAAACTGTCTTTACAGCATTTTTTGCATACTCACGTGGATTACTCGTACTATGGCTATGAGCGATTCTCACTGGTACTGCAGCATGTTTGGCAGCCATGAGAGGAAAAACGCTTAATGCGTTTACATGAGAATGCACAATGACAGGTCTAATCTCGCGGAATAAACGTTCGCACTCTCGTAGATATTGAGATAACCTCTTATACGTCGGAACAAAGAAAACACGTCCGCCCAACGCTGTGATCTCATCAGTCGGGACTACAGTTGAGTCCTCCAACACCACAAAATCGAATTGAACTTGACTTCTATCAATATGACGGTAGTGATTGAGCACGGTAGCCTCCACACCACCACCTGTCATACGGCCAACGACCTGAGCCACACGCAAAGGACCCATCATTAAAATACTCCTAAATAAAGTTACGGATAAGAGGTGAATACATCCAGAGCCTCGGATGTATTCACCTCTTATCCGATCATATTCGTAATTCTACAAGAATCTCATCGAATACCTGCTATACCCTCGCTGCGGGCAAAGGGCGAGTTCTCATCCAAATTGAAATAACTGTTGTCAACTCCCGGAAATTGGCTCAAACTCCTAGAGGATTTACTCCACGACGCATACACCGTTTCGTCGTGCCAGATGCGCAACGCGTTGAAATCAACCTTGTCCAGGTAGCTCTTGCTCCACGACCAGCCGGCGAACGTATAGCCCACACGCGACGGATCCTTCGGAACCGACACCTGACCATCCTGAACTACTGTTTGATCCGGAACAGTACTACCACCGTTCGAATCAAACCGAACCGTGTAATTGCGGGTCCACGACGCATACACCGTCGTATCCTTCCAAATACGCAGCGCATTGAAATCAACTTTGTCCAAGTAGCTCTTGCTCCACGACCAGCCGGCGAACGTATAGCCCACACGCGACGGATCCTTCGGCACGGTAACGGCGTCGCCTTGCTTGACCTCTTGCGCAGGAACTGACTCACCACCTTGGGCATCGAACGTCACTGTATATCGGCGAGTAGAAGTCCATTGAGCAAATAAGATGACATCGCCACTCACACGATACGTCTTCAGATCAATCGGCTGAGTACCGGCAGCGTCCAGAGACCAACCATTGAACGAATACTGAGCCGGGTCAGTCCATTCCGGGCTGCTGGAAAGATCAAGCAGATCACCGGATTTCACAGACTTTGCCGGATATGCCTTTCCTCCACGCGTATCAAACGTCACCATATAGGAAGGAGGCGTTACATTGACTGGGGCTTCAGGAATAGCGGGAGAAGAGTTGGACCCATAGACAGTGATCTCCTGCAAACCTTCAAGAGGCTTATTCCACCCGGATATATCCGAAACTTCATCCCAACTGTTCACAGTAAGTCGCACGTACCGCCCTGTAACGGTTCCCGAATACGCATTCGGAACAAACCCCATGAACGTATTCGCCGAACCATCCGTGACTTGGCTGTAGTTCGTTCCATCCTGACTGACCGACAACGAATACTTGTAATTCGTATAAGCGTCATCATTTAAATGTGTGGTGAAATCGACTTCACTTATGGCGCTCGACACGCCCAAATCCACTGTTACCGTATAAGGACTCTTCGTGTGAGAGATATATCCACTTGATTCTGAATCCATCCCATCGGTCAATGCCAAAGTATTGCCGTTTTCGGAATCCACCGCGACGCGGCCCCGGGACAGATTCCGACCAATTTGTA encodes the following:
- a CDS encoding EpsG family protein: MTPYIILFTILAICAVLSWLICIRSARLLLLALQCTSMGVMTAGRGLTVGTDNISYFNIFSWRQLYDSQYCPMEFGYCSLNRVLADHGFSFQIIFVIESIVLYMAIFIFTKTMIKESMWSLLPLLFFTLQPFFNALNTSRQYFALGFALIAFVLAYKKKYIFSIICFIVAFSIHYAVAAVLLLAVLVPMLRSSWSSTVILGAYLVSFFVRIIGPEKVMGIFTHLISKYSHYASGNQFDAMGSFQYILFTILIPNIIFVFCLLFDYFVNNRTRNSLLSDKDISIFHSREILLGGSLAYVCLLNAFVGSMSLARFADFFIIFLISYFLYVLSSMDDKRLVMFVVLVIIVTSFISCYYFIGIRGYQSVVPYILME
- a CDS encoding glycosyltransferase family 4 protein; its protein translation is MGIVTSGYLPVPNVLGGAVEALDMMLLRENERQSSFNFTVYSTWTEGVEEESKNFDHAKFEFVKTPWFVKFADSGIYTFAKYVLRKKKLMSYRYIAQRLWYISKVAKKLSNEDLDAVLIENHATLFMVMKKYGNAKRYKGRVYYHLHNELTGGFGCLDEISQVHKVLGVSRFIVDTLDVFLKKETDSGLIESQKAVWRNCVDTERFNPSNELIQQRGKDFRGKLDIPEDGIVLLFSGRLTEEKGAKELLEAFLLADAPNTFLVIAGAFFYNSNIQSPFEQKLAEMAQQANDRIRFTGFVDYADMPAIYAMSDICCLPSIWNDPAPLAVIEALASGRPLITTKSGGIPEYADDQAAVILKKDDNIVANMAIAIRDLVNNPLKRENMGSRGRSLSENLSPSSYLRQFVAQFRD
- a CDS encoding glycosyltransferase family 1 protein: MMGPLRVAQVVGRMTGGGVEATVLNHYRHIDRSQVQFDFVVLEDSTVVPTDEITALGGRVFFVPTYKRLSQYLRECERLFREIRPVIVHSHVNALSVFPLMAAKHAAVPVRIAHSHSTSNPREYAKNAVKTVLKPFATVYPTHYAACAMHTARWLFGKKLADSGKVRIIHNAIDPNAFRFNKTVRDVVRKELGVQPNQLVIGQIGRLCFQKNPLFTLDVFSKLLRKRSDAVLVFIGDGEMREQVEARIHELGIENSVRLLGVRQDVSKFYQALDVLMFPSTYEGLGMVAVEAQAAGLPVLASSFVPQEVVLIPELVAFLSLRDSNGWVNALAAVSVSAEHSNEQTRICQSGYDISDSARELCDWYLTLAATIS